The Glycine soja cultivar W05 chromosome 3, ASM419377v2, whole genome shotgun sequence genome window below encodes:
- the LOC114406362 gene encoding auxin-induced in root cultures protein 12-like, giving the protein MAFHDLLFTPTISLFIILFSLFSTPSHSALTCASQKLNRTYANCTNLPTLGATLHFTFNATNRSLSVAFSAEPPSRSGWVAWGLNLAGDGMRGAEAFLAFPSSASASAITLGRYNLTSYKAIDEVKAFTFDSWDLAAEESNGAVTIYGSVKIPDSARNVSHVWQVGPVAAGKPGVHSFEKKNTDSKAAFPVALVGPNTTTPASGENATAPASGGDKKNGAAGESFGVGFYFWLVFALMIGVVAI; this is encoded by the coding sequence ATGGCATTCCATGATTTACTCTTCACACCCACCATTTCCCTCTTCATAAttctattttctctcttttccaccCCTTCCCATTCTGCCCTCACTTGCGCTTCCCAGAAGCTCAACCGCACCTACGCCAACTGCACCAACCTTCCCACCCTCGGCGCCACCCTCCACTTCACCTTCAACGCCACTAACCGCTCCCTCTCCGTCGCCTTCTCCGCCGAGCCTCCCTCCCGCTCCGGCTGGGTCGCCTGGGGCCTCAACCTCGCCGGCGATGGCATGCGCGGCGCCGAAGCCTTCCTCGCCTTCCCCTCCTCCGCCTCCGCCTCCGCCATCACCCTCGGCCGCTACAACCTCACCTCCTACAAAGCCATCGACGAAGTCAAAGCCTTTACCTTCGACTCGTGGGACCTCGCGGCCGAAGAATCCAACGGCGCCGTAACCATCTACGGCTCCGTCAAGATCCCCGATTCGGCGAGGAACGTCAGCCACGTGTGGCAGGTGGGTCCCGTGGCCGCGGGCAAGCCTGGGGTCCACAGCTTCGAAAAGAAGAATACGGACTCCAAGGCCGCGTTCCCTGTCGCGCTGGTGGGGCCCAACACAACTACACCAGCGAGTGGCGAAAACGCGACTGCGCCCGCGAGTGGTGGGGACAAGAAGAACGGTGCTGCTGGGGAGAGCTTTGGGGTTGGGTTTTACTTTTGGTTGGTTTTCGCATTGATGATTGGTGTCGTTGCTATTTGA